In a single window of the Anaerocolumna cellulosilytica genome:
- a CDS encoding dihydroorotate dehydrogenase electron transfer subunit: MKCMARSYKKNVVITDKTQLDEGIFSMWVRDEEITAEAKPGQFLSLYCKSGNRLLPRPISICEINHVKGELRLVYRVAGQGTEEISGYHIGDSIEVMGPLGNGFPLEEKKVILIGGGIGIPPMLELAKQIPGEKNIVLGYRDTTFLKEEFLPYGKVYIATEDGSLGTKGNVLDAIRENGLEGELLYACGPTPMLKGIQAYGVERGIKTYLSLEERMACGIGACLACVCKTKEKDHHTNVNNTRICKEGPVFSGEEIEL; this comes from the coding sequence ATGAAGTGTATGGCCAGATCGTATAAGAAAAACGTTGTAATCACAGACAAAACTCAGTTAGATGAAGGTATATTCAGTATGTGGGTAAGGGATGAGGAGATTACAGCAGAGGCAAAGCCCGGACAGTTTCTTTCCCTTTATTGTAAAAGTGGAAACAGGCTGCTTCCAAGACCAATCAGTATTTGTGAAATTAATCATGTAAAAGGGGAATTGAGGCTGGTTTACCGGGTAGCAGGACAGGGGACGGAAGAAATCTCCGGATATCATATTGGTGACAGCATTGAAGTTATGGGACCTCTTGGGAATGGATTTCCTTTAGAAGAGAAAAAAGTAATCCTCATAGGAGGAGGAATTGGTATTCCTCCCATGCTTGAACTGGCTAAACAGATACCGGGCGAAAAGAATATTGTGTTAGGATATCGTGATACCACCTTTTTAAAGGAAGAATTTTTACCTTACGGAAAAGTATATATAGCTACAGAAGATGGAAGTCTTGGTACGAAAGGAAATGTACTGGATGCTATTCGGGAAAACGGACTGGAGGGGGAACTTCTATACGCCTGCGGACCGACACCTATGCTTAAGGGAATTCAAGCCTATGGAGTTGAAAGGGGAATAAAGACGTATTTATCTTTAGAGGAACGAATGGCTTGCGGTATTGGAGCCTGTCTTGCCTGTGTTTGTAAAACCAAGGAAAAAGATCATCACACTAACGTGAACAATACAAGAATCTGTAAAGAAGGACCGGTATTTTCTGGTGAAGAAATTGAGTTGTAG
- a CDS encoding DUF2087 domain-containing protein, with the protein MKQEVMEYTIDEIKDGFRFEEKDKKYICNHCGREFIDGEIHHIDGRFFESRLAVKFHIKSEHHGQFSALLEKENKYLTLTENQIAILRLIYKGQSDNEIAGELGVSPSTIRHQKFMFREKAKQAKMYLAAYELVFGEPTAAEKLVSIHNSATMVDDRYITTEEEGEKIIKTAFSSLTPLRLSKFPVKQKKKIIILKKITELFEYGKRYQESELNEILKKVYEDFVTLRRYLIEYGFMDRTKDCTEYWLK; encoded by the coding sequence ATGAAACAGGAAGTTATGGAATATACCATAGATGAGATTAAAGATGGGTTCCGCTTTGAGGAAAAAGATAAAAAATATATCTGCAATCACTGTGGTAGAGAATTTATTGACGGAGAGATACATCACATTGATGGGCGTTTTTTTGAAAGCCGTCTTGCTGTAAAATTTCATATCAAATCAGAACATCACGGACAGTTTTCAGCTCTCTTGGAAAAAGAGAATAAATATCTTACACTAACAGAGAATCAGATAGCTATTTTAAGATTAATTTATAAGGGACAATCGGATAATGAAATTGCCGGAGAGCTTGGTGTTTCACCTTCTACCATACGCCATCAAAAATTTATGTTTCGGGAGAAGGCAAAACAGGCGAAGATGTATCTGGCGGCTTATGAATTGGTATTTGGAGAACCAACAGCAGCAGAAAAACTGGTCTCCATACATAATTCTGCAACTATGGTAGATGACAGATATATTACCACGGAAGAAGAAGGTGAGAAGATTATAAAAACGGCTTTTTCTTCTTTAACTCCTTTAAGACTTTCTAAGTTTCCGGTAAAACAAAAGAAAAAAATTATTATTTTAAAGAAAATAACGGAGTTGTTTGAGTATGGAAAGCGATATCAGGAAAGTGAGTTAAATGAAATATTAAAAAAGGTCTATGAAGATTTTGTTACGTTGCGAAGGTATCTTATTGAATATGGTTTTATGGATAGAACAAAGGATTGCACAGAGTACTGGCTAAAATAA
- a CDS encoding ABC-F family ATP-binding cassette domain-containing protein — MIQASNVTLRLGKRALFEDVNIKFTEGNCYGLIGANGAGKSTFLKILSGQIEASKGDILITPGQRLSFLQQDHFKYDQYDVLNTVIMGNQRLYEIMKEKDAIYAKEDFTEADGIKASELEGEFASLNGWEAEADASTLLNGLGIDTGLHSKLMSELSGGEKVKVLLAQALFGNPDILLLDEPTNHLDLEAIRWLEEFLINFENTVIVVSHDRYFLNKVCTHTADIDYAKIQLYAGNYDFWYESSQLMVKQMKEANKKKEEKIKELQEFIQRFSANASKSKQATSRKKALEKIELDDIRPSSRKYPYIDFRPHREIGNEVLTVTNLSKTIDGVKVLDNISFTINKDDKVAFVGPNTQATTVLFRILAGDLEPDEGTYKWGITTTQSYFPKDNTKDFDTDDIIVDWLMPYSPEKDVTYVRGFLGRMLFAGEEGVKKVRVLSGGEKVRVMLSKMMIVGANALIMDEPTNHLDMESITALNNGLIKFPGVILFTSQDHQFIQTIANRIMELTPNGLIDKVTTYDEYLDSDEFARKRQVMQIDRTEDEM, encoded by the coding sequence ATGATACAAGCAAGTAATGTAACTTTGAGGCTTGGCAAGAGAGCCTTATTTGAGGATGTAAATATTAAATTTACTGAAGGAAACTGTTATGGTTTAATCGGTGCAAACGGTGCAGGAAAATCTACGTTCCTAAAGATTTTGTCCGGACAGATAGAGGCAAGTAAAGGAGATATTTTAATAACTCCCGGACAAAGATTATCTTTCTTACAACAAGATCACTTTAAATATGACCAGTATGATGTTTTGAATACGGTTATTATGGGGAATCAAAGATTATATGAAATAATGAAAGAAAAAGATGCCATCTATGCTAAAGAAGATTTTACAGAAGCAGACGGTATTAAAGCCAGTGAATTAGAAGGTGAATTCGCTTCCTTAAACGGTTGGGAAGCGGAAGCAGATGCCTCAACTTTATTAAACGGTCTAGGCATAGATACTGGCCTTCATTCCAAGTTAATGAGTGAACTAAGTGGTGGTGAGAAGGTTAAGGTCTTACTTGCCCAGGCTCTTTTTGGTAATCCTGACATCCTTTTATTGGATGAGCCTACCAACCATTTGGATTTAGAAGCCATCCGTTGGTTAGAAGAATTCTTAATCAACTTTGAAAATACAGTAATCGTAGTATCCCATGACCGATACTTCCTCAATAAGGTATGTACTCATACGGCTGACATTGATTACGCTAAAATCCAGCTTTATGCCGGTAACTATGACTTTTGGTATGAATCCAGCCAGTTAATGGTTAAGCAAATGAAAGAAGCCAATAAAAAGAAGGAAGAAAAAATTAAAGAGCTTCAGGAATTTATTCAGCGGTTTAGCGCCAATGCTTCTAAATCAAAGCAGGCCACTTCCCGTAAGAAAGCACTTGAAAAAATTGAACTGGATGACATCCGTCCTTCCAGCCGTAAATACCCATACATTGATTTTAGACCACACCGCGAAATCGGAAATGAAGTCTTAACCGTAACTAACTTATCAAAAACCATTGATGGTGTTAAAGTACTTGATAATATCTCTTTTACTATTAACAAAGATGATAAAGTTGCTTTCGTGGGACCTAACACCCAGGCAACAACTGTTTTATTCCGTATCCTTGCAGGGGATTTAGAACCCGATGAAGGAACTTATAAATGGGGAATCACCACTACTCAGTCTTACTTCCCAAAAGATAACACAAAAGACTTTGATACTGATGATATTATTGTTGACTGGCTTATGCCATATTCTCCTGAAAAGGATGTTACTTATGTACGTGGCTTCTTAGGACGTATGCTCTTTGCTGGTGAAGAGGGTGTCAAAAAAGTTCGCGTTCTTTCCGGTGGTGAAAAGGTTAGAGTTATGTTATCCAAAATGATGATTGTTGGTGCCAATGCATTAATTATGGACGAACCTACAAACCATTTGGACATGGAATCCATTACTGCTTTAAACAATGGATTAATAAAATTCCCGGGTGTTATATTATTTACTTCCCAGGATCACCAGTTTATACAAACCATTGCAAACCGTATTATGGAACTTACTCCAAACGGCCTGATTGACAAAGTAACTACGTACGACGAATACCTGGACAGCGATGAATTTGCACGTAAAAGACAAGTAATGCAGATTGACCGTACCGAAGATGAGATGTAA
- a CDS encoding HlyC/CorC family transporter produces MDPSEVTQLVILGILLILSAFFSSAETSLTTVNKLRIRSLAEDNVKEGLIVNKLIENPSKMLSSILIGNNIVNLTASSIATALAINHFNSVGVGIVTGILTVLILIFGEIMPKTVATIYSEKLSLKYGRVIYLLTKLMTPIIFLINKISLVFLMLLHINPHAKPSVITEDELRTIVDVSHEEGVIESEERQMITNVVDFGDSLAKDVMIPRVDMAFAEVSLTYEELVNIFSIDKYTRLPVFSENRDNIIGIVNLKDIFFYQGDKKDFCIKDIMREPYFTYEYKKTSELLKEMRRDSIPLTIVLDEYGATAGLITLEDLLEEIVGEIRDEYDDDEEDAICKIGDNEYLADGNTKLDEINEIIGLNLESDDYDSIAGHLIYLLDHLPEAGESVTDNNVVYTVHAVEKNRIDKVHLVVLYQNPQDGDKILVN; encoded by the coding sequence TTGGACCCGAGTGAAGTCACGCAACTGGTTATATTAGGTATTCTATTGATACTATCAGCTTTTTTTTCATCCGCTGAAACCTCTCTTACTACGGTAAACAAGTTAAGAATCCGTAGCTTAGCCGAAGATAATGTAAAGGAGGGACTGATAGTGAATAAGCTGATTGAAAATCCGTCAAAGATGTTAAGTTCAATATTAATCGGTAATAATATTGTCAATTTGACTGCCTCATCAATTGCCACTGCTCTCGCCATTAATCATTTTAACAGTGTCGGTGTTGGTATTGTAACTGGAATACTAACAGTTCTGATATTAATTTTTGGTGAAATTATGCCAAAAACTGTAGCAACTATTTATTCAGAAAAATTATCTTTAAAGTATGGACGAGTTATTTATTTATTAACAAAGCTAATGACACCAATTATTTTTTTAATTAATAAGATATCCTTGGTTTTTTTAATGCTTTTACACATCAATCCACATGCAAAACCCTCTGTTATTACAGAGGATGAATTACGAACTATTGTTGATGTCAGTCATGAGGAGGGCGTCATTGAAAGCGAAGAACGGCAAATGATTACAAATGTTGTGGATTTTGGTGATTCTCTCGCAAAGGATGTTATGATTCCCAGAGTCGATATGGCTTTTGCTGAAGTTTCTTTAACCTACGAAGAACTTGTAAATATATTTTCCATCGACAAATATACAAGGCTTCCGGTATTCAGTGAAAACCGGGATAATATAATTGGAATTGTAAATTTAAAGGACATCTTTTTTTACCAGGGAGACAAGAAAGATTTTTGCATTAAAGATATTATGAGAGAACCCTATTTTACCTACGAATATAAGAAAACGTCAGAGCTCTTAAAAGAAATGAGACGGGATTCCATTCCTCTTACCATTGTATTAGATGAATACGGTGCAACTGCCGGATTAATAACATTAGAAGACCTTTTAGAAGAGATTGTCGGTGAGATTAGAGACGAATATGATGACGACGAAGAAGATGCAATTTGTAAAATTGGTGATAACGAATATCTTGCAGATGGTAATACGAAATTAGATGAAATTAACGAAATTATTGGTTTGAACCTGGAATCCGATGACTATGATTCTATCGCCGGACACTTAATCTATCTATTGGATCATCTTCCCGAAGCCGGGGAAAGTGTCACAGATAACAACGTTGTGTATACTGTCCATGCAGTTGAAAAGAATCGTATCGATAAGGTACATCTAGTTGTGCTCTATCAAAATCCCCAGGATGGAGACAAAATTCTAGTAAACTAA
- a CDS encoding dihydroorotate dehydrogenase, whose amino-acid sequence MNTKVNIAGIEWQNPVTTASGTFGSGIEYSDYVDLNKLGAVTTKGVSSIPWTGNQTPRIAETYGGMLNAIGLQNPGVDVFMKRDLPFLKKYTSKIIVNVCGKTTEDYCEVVEKLGDSSVDMLEINISCPNVKEGGIAFGQNPCSVEAITKEIKKYAHQPVIMKLSPNVTDIAETAKAAEAGGADAVSLINTLTGMKIDIHKRKFVLANKTGGLSGPAIKPVAVRMVNQVANAIKLPIIGMGGIMTWEDALEFLMAGATAVAVGTANFNNPRATLEVIQGIEEYMKKNNIDDILEIIGCVNQ is encoded by the coding sequence ATGAATACGAAAGTAAATATAGCCGGAATAGAGTGGCAGAATCCGGTAACAACTGCTTCCGGAACCTTTGGCTCGGGTATTGAATATAGTGATTACGTGGATTTAAACAAGCTTGGTGCAGTTACAACAAAAGGCGTATCCAGTATCCCCTGGACAGGTAACCAGACGCCCAGGATTGCGGAAACATATGGCGGGATGCTCAATGCCATTGGCCTTCAGAATCCGGGAGTTGATGTTTTTATGAAGCGGGATCTGCCTTTTCTTAAAAAATACACCAGTAAAATAATTGTAAATGTATGCGGTAAGACTACAGAAGATTATTGTGAAGTGGTTGAAAAGCTGGGAGATTCCTCTGTGGATATGCTAGAGATTAATATATCCTGTCCTAATGTTAAGGAAGGCGGAATTGCATTTGGACAAAATCCCTGTTCCGTTGAAGCAATAACTAAGGAAATCAAAAAGTATGCCCATCAGCCTGTTATAATGAAGTTAAGTCCCAATGTAACAGATATTGCTGAGACAGCAAAGGCAGCGGAAGCAGGTGGTGCGGATGCTGTATCTTTAATTAATACGTTAACTGGGATGAAAATAGATATCCATAAGAGAAAATTTGTATTAGCTAATAAAACTGGCGGACTTTCCGGTCCGGCAATAAAGCCGGTTGCAGTACGGATGGTTAATCAGGTTGCCAATGCTATAAAACTTCCGATTATTGGTATGGGTGGTATTATGACCTGGGAGGATGCACTAGAATTCCTTATGGCAGGTGCGACTGCCGTGGCAGTCGGAACAGCTAACTTTAATAATCCTAGAGCAACCTTAGAGGTGATTCAGGGAATTGAAGAATATATGAAAAAAAATAATATTGATGATATTTTGGAAATAATTGGTTGTGTTAATCAATAA
- a CDS encoding ABC transporter permease subunit, with translation MFKGLVINEFVKLFSKKKTYIILALFVLLSGVLVYVSETQERNYLKYNSPEYRISNLESEISYQQTYVSGLEENETEDVKEEIISARAYLTSLEEQLEQAKLDLEVRSEFDWREYAKERIENIQADLEDESNQDSKAYLEQELERLTMSLEHNVRPDDESYNTGINYYVGNIILVASVFLAFGLILFNADCVSNEYNPATLKFLLIQPVSRIKVLLSKYIVMLFSSLGLIMLTQFVFFLGVGLVKGFGSFARPMLVGVQYEYIIENGKEVLSQIMGSGHYISLSEYLLRGLFLQGLFIVVMVTFIFMISTLVKSSVVSITVAISTILGTNIVYMLSTTYRRLSAFIFLQYTEIEGILSGRIISYTGSLAFTLPTVIIVSVISTVVFLTISLVVFKKRDIQI, from the coding sequence ATGTTTAAAGGATTAGTAATAAATGAATTTGTAAAACTATTTTCTAAGAAAAAGACCTATATTATATTAGCTTTATTTGTATTATTATCTGGTGTGCTGGTATATGTCAGTGAAACACAGGAGAGAAACTATTTAAAATACAACAGCCCGGAATACCGGATATCCAACCTGGAGTCAGAAATTTCTTACCAGCAAACTTATGTCAGCGGGTTAGAAGAAAATGAAACAGAAGATGTAAAAGAGGAAATTATAAGTGCAAGAGCATATCTAACCAGTTTGGAAGAACAGTTAGAGCAAGCCAAGTTAGATCTTGAAGTTAGGAGTGAATTTGACTGGAGAGAGTATGCAAAAGAACGGATAGAAAATATACAAGCGGATTTAGAAGATGAGAGCAACCAGGATTCAAAGGCATATCTTGAACAGGAATTAGAACGTCTTACAATGAGCCTGGAGCATAATGTAAGACCGGATGATGAATCCTATAACACCGGAATCAATTATTACGTAGGGAATATTATTTTAGTAGCTTCTGTTTTTCTGGCTTTTGGTTTAATACTATTTAATGCGGACTGTGTGTCCAACGAATATAACCCGGCCACTTTAAAATTTTTATTAATTCAGCCGGTTAGCAGGATTAAGGTATTACTGAGTAAATATATTGTAATGCTTTTTAGTTCCCTTGGGTTAATTATGCTTACGCAGTTTGTCTTCTTTTTGGGAGTTGGACTGGTGAAAGGTTTTGGAAGCTTTGCCAGACCGATGTTAGTAGGTGTACAATATGAATATATTATTGAGAATGGAAAAGAGGTTCTGAGTCAGATTATGGGTTCGGGACATTATATTTCACTGTCAGAGTACCTGCTGCGAGGGCTGTTTTTGCAAGGTCTATTTATTGTTGTTATGGTCACCTTTATTTTTATGATATCCACTTTGGTTAAGTCCAGTGTTGTATCAATAACTGTTGCTATCTCAACTATTCTTGGAACAAATATTGTCTATATGTTATCAACTACTTACCGTAGACTATCTGCTTTCATCTTCTTGCAGTATACGGAAATTGAAGGAATTCTCTCCGGTAGAATTATATCATATACCGGGTCTTTAGCATTTACTTTGCCGACGGTAATTATCGTATCAGTTATTTCTACGGTAGTATTTTTAACCATTTCATTGGTGGTATTTAAGAAAAGAGACATACAAATATAA
- a CDS encoding ABC transporter ATP-binding protein encodes MVINMVEVLKVDNLQKKFGKRSIIKGISFTIKEGEIFGFLGPNGSGKTTTIKMLVDLISMDSGSITIMGNDIKKNREAALKHIGAVVESPELYSYLSGYENLMQIARIRGISKNRIDEIVKLVGLEGRIKDKMKKYSLGMKQRLGLAAALLSNPKLLILDEPTNGLDPNGIVELREILKELAEKEGMAVFVSSHILGEIQNLCDTVAFIEDGIITSVESMDLMYDSLVFSLETIKEERTYNILSGIEGIVSVIENPIGYTLELSERKSSEVLKDIVDAGIEVDSFAKHFKELEERYMELIRGGIR; translated from the coding sequence ATGGTTATTAATATGGTGGAAGTTTTAAAAGTGGATAACCTTCAAAAAAAATTTGGTAAAAGATCAATTATAAAAGGGATTTCCTTTACAATTAAGGAAGGAGAAATTTTTGGATTTTTAGGACCCAACGGTTCCGGTAAGACAACAACCATTAAAATGCTGGTAGATTTAATATCTATGGACAGTGGTTCTATTACCATAATGGGAAATGATATCAAAAAGAACCGGGAAGCCGCTTTAAAGCATATCGGAGCAGTCGTAGAATCCCCAGAGCTTTACAGTTATTTATCCGGTTATGAGAATTTAATGCAGATAGCAAGAATACGTGGTATTTCAAAAAATAGAATTGATGAAATTGTAAAACTGGTTGGTTTAGAGGGACGTATCAAAGATAAGATGAAGAAATACTCTCTGGGTATGAAACAAAGACTAGGTCTTGCAGCAGCACTGCTGTCGAATCCCAAACTGCTGATTCTAGATGAGCCTACCAATGGATTAGATCCTAACGGCATTGTAGAACTTAGAGAAATTCTAAAGGAATTGGCAGAGAAAGAAGGAATGGCAGTATTCGTATCTTCTCATATTCTTGGTGAAATTCAAAATCTTTGTGATACAGTAGCCTTTATTGAAGATGGCATAATAACTTCTGTAGAAAGCATGGATTTGATGTATGACTCACTGGTGTTTAGTTTGGAAACCATAAAAGAGGAAAGAACATATAACATACTATCAGGGATTGAAGGAATCGTATCCGTAATTGAGAACCCAATCGGCTACACACTGGAGCTTTCAGAAAGAAAATCCAGCGAAGTCCTTAAGGATATAGTGGATGCCGGAATAGAAGTTGATTCCTTTGCTAAGCATTTCAAAGAGCTGGAAGAACGGTATATGGAATTAATCAGGGGAGGTATCAGATAA
- a CDS encoding ArsR/SmtB family transcription factor has product MENYVIQKTPLWMLEAVESILDVENTRIQEVINNSEKFGMNDIQMKEYLLKLIEFKKRVTEDNLNLLEKYPVLKPYFVKTEFEKDNLSLLSCLVHNNQERLEKDLSVTDIDEMIDSLVKDILELDTREILSDKFKISNISDIISVLRKMEVDDGFKLRMIELYSDRYKVFNEMQQFLKAASEIVKAHFSVIQEDFENYVELMKDKDAFYKGLEDNKTLRFETEVACKIQPTIICFNQLTVTSKVNTRQFIIGIYLNDLLKRKNMNEFNDTQLTADLKAIGDATRLKILHLLSGKELYLQEMADALKLTPATVSHHMNILLQSEMVCITVNIEKAKKVYYSLNPVKLTELGETIKRLAVTV; this is encoded by the coding sequence GTGGAAAACTATGTGATTCAAAAAACACCCTTATGGATGCTAGAGGCTGTTGAGAGTATTTTAGACGTGGAGAACACAAGGATTCAGGAGGTCATTAATAACTCTGAAAAGTTTGGAATGAATGATATTCAAATGAAGGAATATCTATTAAAGCTAATTGAGTTTAAGAAAAGAGTAACAGAGGACAACTTGAATTTATTGGAGAAGTATCCGGTTTTAAAGCCGTATTTTGTTAAGACAGAATTTGAGAAAGATAATTTATCATTGCTTTCCTGTCTGGTACATAACAACCAGGAGAGGTTAGAGAAAGATTTGTCCGTGACAGATATCGATGAAATGATTGATTCATTGGTTAAAGATATACTGGAGCTGGATACAAGAGAGATTTTATCAGATAAATTTAAGATTTCAAATATTTCGGATATAATCAGTGTACTTCGTAAAATGGAAGTAGATGATGGATTCAAGCTGCGCATGATAGAACTTTATAGTGACAGATATAAGGTTTTTAATGAAATGCAGCAGTTTTTAAAAGCTGCTTCTGAAATCGTTAAAGCACACTTTTCGGTTATTCAGGAGGATTTTGAGAATTATGTGGAATTAATGAAGGATAAGGATGCTTTTTACAAAGGATTGGAAGACAATAAAACACTTCGTTTTGAAACGGAGGTTGCTTGTAAGATTCAGCCGACTATTATTTGTTTTAACCAGTTAACCGTCACCAGCAAAGTGAACACAAGACAATTTATAATCGGCATCTATCTCAATGATCTGCTAAAAAGAAAAAATATGAATGAGTTTAATGACACGCAGTTGACAGCAGATTTGAAAGCCATAGGTGATGCTACCAGGTTAAAAATATTACACCTGTTATCAGGCAAAGAACTGTATTTACAAGAGATGGCAGATGCCCTTAAGCTTACTCCGGCAACTGTATCCCATCATATGAATATACTTCTACAGTCTGAAATGGTCTGTATTACTGTAAATATTGAAAAAGCAAAAAAAGTATATTATAGCTTAAATCCTGTAAAGCTTACAGAATTAGGTGAGACTATAAAAAGACTGGCAGTAACTGTATAA
- the pyrE gene encoding orotate phosphoribosyltransferase, with product MEQYKQEFIEFMVDCGVLTFGDFVTKSGRKTPFFINAGNYRTGSQLRKLGKYYAKAIESKFGLDFDVLFGPAYKGIPLSVTASMAISEFYDKEIRYCSNRKEVKDHGDKGILLGGPILDKDKVIIIEDVTTAGTSIAETMPILKAQGEVNALGLIVSVDRMERGQGNKSALEEIEEVYGLKTAAIVTMEEVVEHLYNKPYNGNIVIDDTLKAAIEAYYEQYGAKAE from the coding sequence ATGGAACAATACAAGCAGGAATTTATAGAATTTATGGTAGACTGTGGAGTTCTTACCTTTGGTGATTTTGTGACCAAGAGCGGAAGAAAGACCCCATTTTTTATTAATGCCGGAAACTATAGGACAGGTTCCCAATTGCGTAAGTTAGGAAAATATTATGCAAAAGCGATTGAATCTAAGTTCGGACTTGATTTTGATGTATTATTTGGTCCCGCTTATAAGGGAATCCCTCTAAGTGTTACAGCTTCCATGGCAATCAGTGAATTTTATGATAAGGAAATCCGCTATTGTTCAAATCGAAAAGAGGTAAAGGATCATGGCGATAAGGGAATCTTACTTGGAGGACCAATTCTTGATAAAGATAAAGTTATTATTATTGAGGATGTAACGACTGCGGGTACTTCAATTGCGGAAACCATGCCGATTTTAAAAGCACAGGGAGAGGTTAATGCTTTAGGTCTGATAGTTTCGGTTGACCGTATGGAAAGAGGCCAAGGAAATAAAAGTGCACTAGAGGAAATTGAGGAAGTTTATGGGTTGAAAACAGCAGCAATCGTTACCATGGAAGAAGTGGTTGAACATTTATATAATAAGCCTTATAATGGTAATATCGTGATTGATGATACCCTGAAAGCAGCTATTGAGGCATATTACGAGCAGTATGGTGCCAAAGCGGAGTAG
- a CDS encoding DUF2087 domain-containing protein, whose amino-acid sequence MDANIERFLDENHKIKIWPAKNQFKIAVLVYLSEKFETGVFYSEKEVNEIIKRWHTFEDFFLLRRGLIDMQFLKRASDGSKYWKNDSKISNI is encoded by the coding sequence ATGGATGCAAATATAGAACGGTTTTTAGATGAGAATCATAAAATCAAAATATGGCCTGCGAAAAATCAGTTTAAAATTGCTGTACTGGTTTATCTGAGTGAAAAGTTTGAAACAGGTGTTTTTTACTCGGAAAAAGAGGTGAATGAAATCATTAAAAGATGGCATACTTTTGAGGATTTTTTCTTACTGCGACGAGGGCTTATCGACATGCAGTTTCTAAAACGAGCCAGTGACGGCTCTAAGTACTGGAAGAATGATTCTAAAATCAGTAATATTTAA
- a CDS encoding zinc dependent phospholipase C family protein, with amino-acid sequence MRKKSHISLAKYLIKSMNVEGLFNHKKSFYIGSILPDCVPSFITRRHTIDETFEILENEIKKITDDYEAERGLTRYYTRHLGVITHYIADYFTYPHNRSFTGTMKEHCLYERDLKFALKEYVKSEDAIKARDKSHTMETVEEILQFIRQMHEEYLKVVGKIKNDCMYIVELCHKVVDAILKIFEFNYLQLGIGEMEAA; translated from the coding sequence ATGAGAAAAAAATCACATATCTCATTAGCGAAATATTTAATAAAAAGCATGAATGTGGAAGGCTTATTTAACCATAAAAAGTCTTTTTATATAGGAAGTATACTCCCTGATTGTGTCCCCTCTTTTATTACTAGGAGACACACTATAGATGAAACCTTTGAAATCCTAGAGAATGAAATTAAGAAGATAACGGATGATTACGAAGCAGAAAGAGGGTTAACCCGCTATTATACCAGGCATTTGGGCGTAATAACACACTACATTGCAGACTATTTTACCTATCCCCATAATAGATCCTTTACCGGAACTATGAAGGAGCACTGTCTTTATGAGCGTGATTTAAAGTTTGCGTTAAAAGAGTATGTCAAGAGTGAAGATGCAATTAAGGCTAGAGACAAGAGCCATACCATGGAAACGGTAGAAGAGATTCTCCAATTCATAAGACAAATGCATGAAGAGTATTTAAAAGTGGTTGGTAAGATAAAGAACGACTGTATGTACATTGTAGAATTATGCCATAAGGTAGTCGATGCTATCTTAAAGATTTTTGAGTTTAATTATCTGCAGCTTGGTATTGGAGAAATGGAAGCTGCTTAA